Proteins found in one Cellulomonas palmilytica genomic segment:
- a CDS encoding NYN domain-containing protein, producing the protein MVDDAQVPASLRAELVAVAARTLAGYDPSAVPPALRRVAAFAPAKRATAGAVPLWGALADEHFRSRTARTWAGEHPDLAAALGVAEHDEAVGPEDREDGSGDGEPDGEPARPDDERAGEDAPAPPAAPQPSLAAAAGAWLLGADWRALLPAAAPEARAAGAGAPSDTVARLSDELDRARAERDAALEEVATLRKQARKLRSDADRARAEGRRALEQAAEELAQARAARDEAATALEVAGDERRAADAERTAARAELRVARKLADARVRLLLDTIVDAASGLRTELALPPTTDLPADLVAPPQEAAPARLGSRGRHVDDPGLLDELLRQPRAHLVVDGYNVTKTGYAELTLERQRRLLVDGLAGLATRTGAEVTCCFDGRPTPLAPGTLAHGVRVRFSVGEIADDLIRRLVQAEPVGRVVVVVTSDQEVARDVEARGAYVVPSATLVARLRHS; encoded by the coding sequence ATGGTCGACGACGCGCAGGTCCCGGCGTCGCTGCGGGCCGAGCTCGTCGCGGTCGCCGCGCGCACGCTCGCGGGGTACGACCCGAGCGCGGTGCCGCCCGCGCTCCGGCGCGTCGCGGCGTTCGCCCCGGCGAAGCGCGCGACGGCGGGGGCCGTCCCGTTGTGGGGAGCCCTGGCCGACGAGCACTTCCGCTCGCGCACCGCGCGGACCTGGGCGGGGGAGCACCCGGACCTCGCGGCGGCGCTGGGTGTCGCCGAGCACGACGAGGCCGTCGGGCCCGAAGACCGTGAGGACGGGTCCGGCGACGGCGAGCCGGACGGCGAGCCGGCCCGGCCCGACGACGAGCGTGCAGGCGAGGACGCTCCCGCGCCTCCGGCTGCACCGCAGCCCTCGCTCGCCGCGGCGGCGGGGGCGTGGCTCCTGGGCGCGGACTGGCGGGCGCTGCTCCCGGCCGCGGCACCCGAGGCCCGAGCCGCGGGGGCCGGTGCGCCGTCCGACACCGTGGCGCGGCTGTCCGACGAGCTCGACCGGGCCCGAGCCGAGCGCGACGCCGCGCTCGAGGAGGTCGCGACGCTGCGCAAGCAGGCCCGCAAGCTGCGCTCGGACGCGGACCGCGCGCGTGCGGAGGGCCGCCGCGCGCTCGAGCAGGCCGCCGAGGAGCTCGCGCAGGCGCGCGCGGCGCGGGACGAGGCCGCGACGGCGCTCGAGGTCGCGGGCGACGAGCGGCGCGCGGCCGACGCGGAGCGGACCGCGGCACGCGCCGAGCTCCGGGTCGCCCGCAAGCTCGCGGACGCACGCGTGCGGCTGCTGCTCGACACGATCGTGGACGCCGCGAGCGGGCTGCGCACCGAGCTCGCCCTCCCGCCGACCACCGACCTGCCCGCCGACCTCGTCGCGCCGCCGCAGGAGGCCGCTCCGGCACGCCTCGGCTCGCGCGGCCGGCACGTCGACGACCCGGGGTTGCTGGACGAGCTGCTGCGCCAGCCGCGCGCGCACCTCGTCGTCGACGGGTACAACGTGACGAAGACGGGTTACGCCGAGCTCACGCTGGAGCGTCAGCGGCGCCTGCTCGTCGACGGTCTCGCGGGCCTGGCGACGCGCACGGGTGCGGAGGTCACGTGCTGCTTCGACGGCCGGCCGACGCCGCTCGCGCCGGGCACCCTCGCGCACGGCGTGCGGGTGCGGTTCTCGGTGGGGGAGATCGCCGACGACCTCATCCGCCGGCTCGTGCAGGCCGAGCCCGTGGGTCGCGTGGTGGTCGTCGTGACGAGCGACCAGGAGGTCGCCCGCGACGTCGAGGCCCGCGGCGCGTACGTGGTGCCGTCGGCGACGCTCGTCGCGCGGCTGCGGCACTCCTGA
- a CDS encoding AMP-dependent synthetase/ligase: MVEFSTPLLVEIPRDRNLNDLFAERLAADPDGVVVEHKTEQSGPWIPITTRELDAEIVAVAKGLVAKGVAPGDRVGIMSRTRYEWTLLDWAIWAAGAVTVPIYETSSAEQVSWILTDAGVSVLVVESAANAATVDEVRAEAPDLREVLTIDDGAIETLVAAGAEVADDEVARRRSVADLSSIATVIYTSGTTGRPKGVELTHGNFYELTVNAVEGLQEVVSDPGARTLLFLPMAHVFARFIHVLCIPAGAVLGHSSDTRTLIEDLGSFRPTFVLAVPRVFEKVYNGAEQKAAAGGKAAIFQRAAKTSIVYSRALDDPKGPSPWLRLQHKVADVLVLHKIRALLGGQARWAISGGAPLGERLGHFYRGVGLHVLEGYGLTETTAPATVNLPARTKIGTVGVPLPGTSVRIAEDGEVEVKGIQVFRGYHDNEAATAESLTDGWFRTGDLGSLDDEGFLAITGRKKEIIVTAGGKNVAPAVLEDRLRGHPLISQVVVVGDQRAYIGALVTLDPEGVPGWLTAHGKPALTLEEAAKDPDVLASIDKAVARANKAVSRAESIRRYRILDTDLTIANGYLTPKLSVKRALVLKDFAADVEALYDPTTGGHDVG; the protein is encoded by the coding sequence ATGGTCGAGTTCAGCACACCGTTGCTCGTCGAGATCCCGCGCGATCGCAACCTCAACGACCTGTTCGCGGAACGGCTCGCGGCCGACCCGGACGGCGTGGTCGTGGAGCACAAGACCGAGCAGAGCGGCCCCTGGATCCCGATCACCACGCGCGAGCTCGACGCCGAGATCGTCGCCGTCGCGAAGGGCCTGGTCGCCAAGGGCGTCGCACCGGGCGACCGCGTCGGGATCATGTCGCGCACGCGCTACGAGTGGACGCTCCTCGACTGGGCGATCTGGGCGGCGGGCGCCGTCACCGTGCCGATCTACGAGACGTCGTCGGCCGAGCAGGTCTCCTGGATCCTCACCGACGCGGGCGTGTCCGTGCTCGTCGTCGAGAGCGCCGCCAACGCCGCGACCGTCGACGAGGTCCGCGCGGAGGCGCCCGACCTGCGCGAGGTCCTGACGATCGACGACGGTGCGATCGAGACGCTGGTCGCCGCGGGGGCGGAGGTCGCCGACGACGAGGTCGCGCGCCGCCGGTCGGTCGCGGACCTGTCGAGCATCGCGACCGTCATCTACACCTCCGGCACGACCGGCCGCCCCAAGGGCGTCGAGCTGACGCACGGGAACTTCTACGAGCTCACCGTCAACGCGGTCGAGGGGCTCCAGGAGGTCGTCTCCGACCCGGGCGCGCGCACGCTGCTGTTCCTGCCGATGGCGCACGTGTTCGCGCGGTTCATCCACGTGCTGTGCATCCCCGCGGGCGCGGTCCTCGGGCACTCGTCCGACACGCGCACGCTGATCGAGGACCTCGGCAGCTTCCGGCCGACGTTCGTGCTGGCGGTCCCCCGCGTGTTCGAGAAGGTCTACAACGGCGCCGAGCAGAAGGCCGCCGCGGGCGGCAAGGCCGCGATCTTCCAGCGCGCGGCGAAGACCTCGATCGTCTACTCGCGCGCCCTGGACGACCCGAAGGGCCCGAGCCCGTGGCTGCGCCTGCAGCACAAGGTCGCCGACGTGCTGGTGCTCCACAAGATCCGGGCGCTGCTCGGCGGCCAGGCACGCTGGGCGATCTCGGGCGGCGCGCCGCTCGGCGAGCGCCTCGGGCACTTCTACCGCGGCGTCGGCCTCCACGTGCTCGAGGGCTACGGCCTCACCGAGACGACCGCCCCCGCCACGGTGAACCTCCCCGCGCGGACGAAGATCGGGACCGTCGGCGTGCCGCTGCCCGGCACGTCCGTGCGGATCGCGGAGGACGGCGAGGTCGAGGTCAAGGGCATCCAGGTGTTCCGCGGCTACCACGACAACGAGGCCGCGACCGCGGAGTCGCTGACGGACGGGTGGTTCCGCACGGGCGACCTCGGGTCGCTCGACGACGAGGGCTTCCTGGCCATCACGGGCCGCAAGAAGGAGATCATCGTCACCGCCGGCGGCAAGAACGTCGCACCCGCGGTGCTCGAGGACCGGCTGCGCGGGCACCCGCTCATCAGCCAGGTCGTGGTCGTCGGCGACCAGCGCGCGTACATCGGGGCGCTCGTGACGCTCGACCCCGAAGGTGTGCCCGGCTGGCTGACGGCGCACGGCAAGCCGGCCCTCACGCTCGAGGAGGCCGCGAAGGACCCCGACGTGCTCGCGTCCATCGACAAGGCCGTCGCGCGCGCGAACAAGGCCGTCTCGCGCGCCGAGTCGATCCGCCGCTACCGCATCCTCGACACCGACCTCACGATCGCGAACGGCTACCTCACGCCCAAGCTCAGCGTGAAGCGCGCCCTCGTCCTCAAGGACTTCGCCGCGGACGTCGAGGCGCTGTACGACCCGACGACCGGCGGGCACGACGTCGGCTGA
- a CDS encoding Lrp/AsnC family transcriptional regulator → MLTAIVLIETDAARIPEVASQIADIRGVSEVYSVTGEVDLIALVRVREHDDLADVIADRVSKVEGVLRTQTYIAFRTYSQHDLDQAFALGLED, encoded by the coding sequence ATGCTGACCGCCATCGTCCTCATCGAGACCGACGCCGCCCGGATCCCCGAGGTGGCCTCGCAGATCGCCGACATCCGCGGCGTCAGCGAGGTCTACTCGGTGACCGGCGAGGTGGACCTCATCGCCCTCGTCCGCGTGCGCGAGCACGACGACCTCGCCGATGTCATCGCCGACCGGGTGAGCAAGGTCGAGGGCGTGCTGCGCACGCAGACGTACATCGCGTTCCGCACGTACAGCCAGCACGACCTCGACCAGGCGTTCGCGCTCGGGCTCGAGGACTGA
- the ctaE gene encoding aa3-type cytochrome oxidase subunit III — MATVSTATAAPRSAPHVSVNRPNPVSVGTIVWLASELMFFAGLFAMYFTVRAAVPEEFAEQTAKLNLTFAAINTTVLVLSSVTCQMGVWAAERFQPVRSGSLLQVNRWGMNEWMTLTYVMGAFFIGGQVYEYAELVHEGLTISSSPYGSVFYLTTGFHGLHVVGGLIAFLFLLGRSFSAKRFGHHEATTAIVTSYYWHFVDVVWIALFAVIYLLR; from the coding sequence ATGGCGACCGTGTCGACCGCAACGGCTGCCCCTCGCTCTGCCCCCCACGTGAGCGTCAACCGACCGAACCCTGTGTCGGTCGGCACGATCGTGTGGCTCGCCAGCGAGCTGATGTTCTTCGCCGGCCTCTTCGCCATGTACTTCACGGTGCGCGCCGCGGTGCCCGAGGAGTTCGCGGAGCAGACCGCCAAGCTCAACCTGACCTTCGCGGCGATCAACACGACCGTCCTGGTGCTGTCGTCGGTGACGTGCCAGATGGGCGTGTGGGCCGCCGAGCGCTTCCAGCCCGTACGCAGCGGCTCGCTCCTGCAGGTCAACCGCTGGGGCATGAACGAGTGGATGACGCTCACGTACGTCATGGGCGCGTTCTTCATCGGCGGCCAGGTCTACGAGTACGCCGAGCTGGTGCACGAGGGCCTGACGATCTCGTCCAGCCCGTACGGCTCGGTCTTCTACCTGACGACCGGCTTCCACGGCCTGCACGTCGTGGGCGGTCTCATCGCCTTCCTGTTCCTGCTGGGCCGCTCGTTCTCGGCCAAGCGGTTCGGTCACCACGAGGCGACCACCGCGATCGTGACGTCGTACTACTGGCACTTCGTCGACGTCGTGTGGATCGCGCTGTTCGCGGTCATCTACCTGCTGCGCTGA
- the qcrA gene encoding cytochrome bc1 complex Rieske iron-sulfur subunit: MSTPHDSHQEITVSGAQGAAPARFENPGLHEHKPRQADVDPRVSKRVERQVLLLLTLSILGTIAVIWAYFALPPGETVGSMRLSNLVLGVGLAVCLLGIGIGGNYYIKLLMSNREYVEERHELRSSDETREVAVQMLKDGGEDSGLTRRGAIIGAGVTALALFPLSILVPLIGNVGEDWNVRKFKHTIWKKGTRLATDPTGRPIKASDVTIGDVWHVIPEGLNDLHEGKLDEKAKAVVLLVRLDPRDLKSDQSPEGETWSHDGIVAYSKICTHVGCPVALYEQQTHHLLCPCHQSTFDVADSCKVVFGPAKRPLPQLPITVDDEGYLVAQGDFAEPIGPSFWERATK, translated from the coding sequence GTGAGCACCCCCCACGACTCCCACCAGGAGATCACGGTCTCCGGCGCGCAGGGCGCGGCGCCCGCGCGGTTCGAGAACCCGGGTCTGCACGAGCACAAGCCGCGCCAGGCCGACGTCGACCCCCGCGTCTCGAAGCGCGTGGAGCGCCAGGTCCTCCTGCTGCTGACCCTGTCGATCCTCGGCACCATCGCGGTGATCTGGGCGTACTTCGCGCTCCCGCCCGGCGAGACCGTCGGCTCGATGCGCCTGTCCAACCTCGTCCTCGGCGTGGGCCTCGCGGTCTGCCTGCTCGGGATCGGCATCGGCGGCAACTACTACATCAAGCTGCTCATGAGCAACCGCGAGTACGTCGAGGAGCGGCACGAGCTGCGCTCCTCGGACGAGACCCGCGAGGTCGCCGTCCAGATGCTCAAGGACGGCGGCGAGGACTCCGGCCTCACGCGCCGTGGCGCGATCATCGGCGCGGGTGTCACGGCGCTCGCACTCTTCCCGCTGTCGATCCTCGTCCCGCTGATCGGCAACGTCGGCGAGGACTGGAACGTGCGCAAGTTCAAGCACACGATCTGGAAGAAGGGCACGCGCCTCGCGACCGACCCGACCGGCCGCCCGATCAAGGCGTCGGACGTCACGATCGGCGACGTGTGGCACGTCATCCCCGAGGGCCTCAACGACCTGCACGAGGGCAAGCTCGACGAGAAGGCCAAGGCCGTCGTCCTGCTGGTGCGCCTCGACCCGCGCGACCTCAAGTCCGACCAGTCGCCCGAGGGTGAGACCTGGTCGCACGACGGCATCGTCGCCTACTCGAAGATCTGCACGCACGTGGGCTGCCCCGTGGCCCTGTACGAGCAGCAGACCCACCACCTGCTCTGCCCCTGCCACCAGTCGACGTTCGACGTGGCCGACAGCTGCAAGGTCGTCTTCGGCCCCGCCAAGCGTCCGCTCCCGCAGCTGCCGATCACCGTGGACGACGAGGGCTACCTCGTCGCGCAGGGCGACTTCGCCGAGCCCATCGGCCCGAGCTTCTGGGAGCGTGCGACCAAGTGA
- the qcrC gene encoding cytochrome bc1 complex diheme cytochrome c subunit codes for MKALAARRHDRRAPALLLLLALLLVGAVYAVVAPSSAQAATKTATADDIAAGEKLFQANCSTCHGPSAAGTDSAPSLIGVGAAAVDFQVGTGRMPMQMSGPQAQAKPVQFTDEQIAQLAAYVASLGAGPSIPTAEMVDPALGDSASGMALFRTNCAMCHNAIGAGGALSQGKFAPNLWDTTPTHLYEAMLTGPQSMPVFNDANLTPEEKRDIIAFIDEQGNGSPGGLDLGSLGPVSEGLWAWVVGLGLLLGISVWIGAKSS; via the coding sequence GTGAAGGCACTCGCAGCCCGCAGGCACGACCGGCGTGCACCGGCCTTGCTGCTCCTGCTGGCGCTGCTGCTGGTCGGTGCGGTGTACGCCGTGGTCGCCCCTTCGTCGGCCCAGGCCGCCACGAAGACCGCGACCGCTGACGACATCGCCGCCGGCGAGAAGCTGTTCCAGGCCAACTGCTCCACCTGCCACGGACCGTCCGCGGCCGGCACCGACAGCGCCCCGTCGCTGATCGGTGTGGGCGCCGCAGCCGTCGACTTCCAGGTCGGCACCGGTCGCATGCCGATGCAGATGAGCGGGCCGCAGGCCCAGGCGAAGCCCGTGCAGTTCACGGACGAGCAGATCGCGCAGCTCGCGGCGTACGTCGCGTCGCTCGGCGCGGGCCCGTCCATCCCGACGGCGGAGATGGTCGACCCCGCCCTCGGCGACTCGGCCTCCGGCATGGCGCTCTTCCGCACCAACTGCGCGATGTGCCACAACGCCATCGGCGCGGGCGGTGCCCTCTCGCAGGGCAAGTTCGCCCCGAACCTGTGGGACACCACGCCGACGCACCTCTACGAGGCGATGCTCACGGGCCCGCAGTCGATGCCGGTGTTCAACGACGCGAACCTCACGCCCGAGGAGAAGCGCGACATCATCGCGTTCATCGACGAGCAGGGCAACGGCTCGCCCGGCGGTCTCGACCTCGGCTCGCTCGGCCCCGTGAGCGAGGGCCTGTGGGCCTGGGTCGTCGGCCTCGGCCTGCTGCTCGGCATCTCTGTCTGGATCGGAGCGAAGTCCTCGTGA
- a CDS encoding response regulator — translation MSTAQDQAAATHGPRIVLYSDDVDVRAQVRLALGPRLQHGAPAIDWVEAATPAAVVAATEAGGVDLLVLDGEADKLGGMGLGRQLKEEVYRCPPVLVLTGRPQDAWLASWSNADATVSRPLDPLELHRTVVELLAAQAVAG, via the coding sequence ATGAGCACCGCCCAGGACCAGGCCGCCGCGACCCACGGACCGCGGATCGTCCTCTACAGCGACGACGTGGACGTGCGCGCCCAGGTGCGGCTCGCGCTCGGCCCGCGCCTGCAGCACGGCGCGCCCGCGATCGACTGGGTCGAGGCGGCCACCCCGGCCGCGGTCGTCGCCGCGACCGAGGCCGGCGGCGTCGACCTGCTCGTGCTCGACGGCGAGGCCGACAAGCTCGGCGGCATGGGCCTGGGCCGTCAGCTCAAGGAGGAGGTCTACCGCTGTCCTCCGGTGCTCGTGCTCACGGGGCGCCCGCAGGACGCGTGGCTCGCCTCGTGGTCGAACGCCGACGCGACCGTGAGCCGCCCCCTCGACCCGCTGGAGCTGCACCGCACGGTCGTCGAGCTGCTCGCCGCGCAGGCCGTCGCCGGATGA
- a CDS encoding DEDD exonuclease domain-containing protein, with protein sequence MRSSLHRLRPVWVGDPVPGPGEGGATTGGPTTGGPKTGGPTPVQLALDEIGTPLAEVTFVVVDLETTGGTPAECGITEIGAVKVRGGEVLGEFQTLVDPGGPVPPFIQVLTGITSSMLVGAPPIEEVLPSFLEFAHGSVLVAHNAPFDVGFLRAAAARTGHAWPGYRVVDTVRLARRVVTRDEAPNHKLGTLAALFGAQVTPNHRALEDARATVDVLHALLGRLGPLGVTHLEDLATATDPVPQEVRRKRTLADGLPDAPGVYLFRGPNEEVLYVGTSTTSLRTRVRSYFTSSEKRGRIQEMVRIAERVDPVVCATPLEARVRELRLIAEHSPRYNRRSRFPERMPWVRLTSEPYPRLSVVREVRDEPGAAYIGPFGSQGSAQLALEALQESFPVRQCTRRLPLVAAPGASACALADMGRCGAPCVGGQDAHAYASVTDRVRAAMLGDPAPVVGAHAERIEALVAQQRYEEAATVRDRLGAFLRGAARAQRVGPVARCAEVVAARRSDDGGWEIVLVRHGRLAATARVDRTTDPRPTIATLRATAEHVPVPVAPAAAAHPEEADLVLDWLERPGVRIVDVVGVWALPVRTALGDVEPAAAIAAHAAAVTGRAVPPHGRVAGRDDAATPVDLERVVADAPDAMPRTA encoded by the coding sequence ATGCGTTCGAGCCTGCACCGCCTGCGCCCCGTCTGGGTGGGCGACCCGGTGCCGGGGCCGGGAGAGGGCGGCGCGACGACGGGCGGTCCGACGACGGGCGGACCGAAGACGGGCGGCCCCACACCCGTGCAGCTCGCGCTCGACGAGATCGGCACCCCGCTCGCCGAGGTGACGTTCGTGGTCGTCGACCTCGAGACGACGGGTGGGACCCCCGCGGAGTGCGGCATCACCGAGATCGGCGCGGTCAAGGTGCGCGGCGGCGAGGTGCTCGGCGAGTTCCAGACGCTCGTCGACCCAGGCGGGCCGGTCCCCCCGTTCATCCAGGTGCTCACGGGCATCACGTCGTCCATGCTCGTCGGCGCACCGCCGATCGAGGAGGTCCTGCCCTCGTTCCTGGAGTTCGCGCACGGCAGCGTGCTCGTGGCGCACAACGCGCCGTTCGACGTGGGGTTCCTGCGCGCCGCCGCGGCCCGCACCGGGCACGCGTGGCCGGGCTACCGCGTGGTCGACACGGTGCGGCTCGCGCGCCGCGTCGTGACGCGCGACGAGGCGCCCAACCACAAGCTCGGGACGCTCGCCGCGCTGTTCGGCGCGCAGGTCACGCCCAACCACCGCGCGCTCGAGGACGCCCGCGCCACGGTCGACGTGCTGCACGCGCTGCTCGGCCGCCTCGGTCCGCTCGGCGTCACCCACCTCGAGGACCTCGCGACCGCGACCGACCCGGTACCGCAGGAGGTGCGGCGCAAGCGCACCCTCGCGGACGGCCTGCCCGACGCGCCCGGCGTGTACCTGTTCCGCGGCCCGAACGAGGAGGTCCTCTACGTCGGGACGTCGACGACGTCGCTGCGCACCCGCGTGCGCTCGTACTTCACGTCGTCCGAGAAGCGCGGCCGCATCCAGGAGATGGTGCGCATCGCCGAACGCGTCGACCCGGTGGTGTGCGCGACGCCGCTCGAGGCACGCGTGCGCGAGCTGCGGCTCATCGCGGAGCACTCCCCCCGCTACAACCGCCGGTCCCGCTTCCCCGAACGGATGCCCTGGGTCCGGCTGACGAGCGAGCCCTACCCGCGCCTGTCCGTCGTGCGCGAGGTTCGCGACGAGCCGGGCGCCGCGTACATCGGCCCGTTCGGCTCGCAGGGCTCCGCGCAGCTCGCGCTCGAGGCGCTGCAGGAGTCCTTCCCGGTGCGGCAGTGCACACGCCGGCTGCCGCTCGTGGCCGCTCCCGGGGCGTCCGCGTGCGCGCTCGCCGACATGGGGCGGTGCGGCGCGCCGTGCGTCGGCGGGCAGGACGCCCATGCCTACGCCTCGGTGACCGACCGGGTGCGGGCCGCGATGCTCGGCGACCCCGCGCCCGTCGTCGGGGCCCACGCCGAGCGCATCGAGGCACTCGTCGCGCAGCAGCGCTACGAGGAGGCCGCGACCGTACGCGACCGCCTGGGGGCGTTCCTGCGCGGCGCCGCCCGCGCGCAGCGCGTGGGTCCGGTCGCGCGCTGCGCGGAGGTCGTCGCGGCGCGCCGCAGCGACGACGGGGGCTGGGAGATCGTCCTCGTCCGCCACGGCCGGCTCGCGGCGACCGCACGCGTCGACCGGACGACCGACCCGCGGCCGACCATCGCGACGCTGCGGGCGACCGCCGAGCACGTGCCCGTGCCGGTCGCCCCGGCCGCTGCCGCCCACCCCGAGGAGGCCGACCTCGTCCTCGACTGGCTCGAGCGGCCCGGCGTGCGGATCGTCGACGTCGTCGGGGTGTGGGCACTGCCGGTGCGGACCGCACTCGGCGACGTCGAGCCCGCAGCCGCGATCGCGGCGCACGCGGCGGCGGTGACGGGCCGTGCCGTGCCGCCCCACGGCCGGGTCGCGGGTCGCGACGACGCGGCGACGCCCGTCGACCTCGAGCGGGTCGTCGCCGACGCGCCGGACGCGATGCCGCGCACCGCCTGA
- the trpD gene encoding anthranilate phosphoribosyltransferase encodes MSPATTWPDLLTGLVARQDLTAEQTSWAMDEIMRGEASPVQIAGFLVGLRAKGETVEELIGLAETMLAHAHRIEVPGRTVDIVGTGGDRAHTVNISTMASLVIAGTGLRVVKHGNRAASSSSGSADVLEQLGIRLDHTPERVAQIATEAGITFCFAQVFHPSFRHTAVARAGLGIATAFNFLGPLTNPAQPPAAAIGVGDGRMGPLIAGVLARRGVSALVFRGEDGLDEIAPTAATRIWQVADGRVDEHVVDWGDLGVARVELASLRGADAAHNAGVARALLDGEPGPVRETVLLNAAAALVADGTLPGTGEGTLLERLAAGVEHARTAVDSGAARESLERWRRASA; translated from the coding sequence ATGAGCCCCGCCACCACCTGGCCCGACCTGCTGACGGGTCTCGTCGCGCGTCAGGACCTCACGGCGGAGCAGACGTCGTGGGCGATGGACGAGATCATGCGCGGCGAGGCGTCGCCCGTGCAGATCGCGGGCTTCCTCGTGGGTCTGCGCGCCAAGGGGGAGACGGTCGAGGAGCTCATCGGGCTCGCCGAGACGATGCTCGCGCACGCGCACCGCATCGAGGTGCCCGGGCGCACGGTGGACATCGTCGGGACCGGCGGCGACCGCGCGCACACGGTGAACATCTCGACGATGGCGTCGCTCGTCATCGCGGGCACGGGCCTGCGCGTGGTCAAGCACGGCAACCGCGCGGCGTCGTCGTCGTCGGGCTCCGCGGACGTCCTCGAGCAGCTCGGCATCCGGCTGGACCACACTCCCGAGCGGGTCGCGCAGATCGCGACCGAGGCCGGCATCACGTTCTGCTTCGCGCAGGTGTTCCACCCGTCGTTCCGGCACACCGCGGTCGCCCGCGCGGGGCTGGGCATCGCGACGGCGTTCAACTTCCTCGGCCCGCTCACCAACCCCGCGCAGCCTCCGGCCGCCGCGATCGGCGTGGGTGACGGCCGCATGGGACCGCTCATCGCGGGCGTGCTCGCCCGCCGGGGCGTGAGCGCGCTCGTGTTCCGTGGCGAGGACGGTCTGGACGAGATCGCGCCGACCGCCGCGACACGCATCTGGCAGGTCGCCGACGGGCGGGTCGACGAGCACGTCGTCGACTGGGGGGACCTCGGGGTCGCGCGCGTCGAGCTGGCCTCGCTGCGGGGCGCCGACGCGGCGCACAACGCGGGGGTCGCCCGAGCGCTGCTCGACGGAGAGCCGGGACCGGTGCGCGAGACCGTGCTGCTCAACGCCGCCGCGGCGCTCGTCGCGGACGGCACCCTGCCCGGCACGGGCGAGGGCACGCTCCTCGAGCGGCTGGCCGCGGGCGTGGAGCACGCGCGCACGGCCGTCGACTCGGGAGCCGCACGCGAGTCGCTCGAGCGCTGGCGCCGCGCGAGCGCCTGA